Proteins from one Deinococcus radiopugnans ATCC 19172 genomic window:
- the acnA gene encoding aconitate hydratase AcnA, translating to MATDKAMNLFDARDTLTTHSGQKLYFYNLNKFEGQGHDISRLPVSIKVLLESVLREANDYDVRREDVLTVAGWSPTNEEVEIPFKPARVILQDFTGVPAVVDLAAMRSAMVAMGGDPNKINPLIPVDLVIDHSVQVDEFGTEFALANNMAIEFERNRERYEFLRWGQQAFDNFGVVPPASGIVHQVNLEYLAKGVQSRPEDDGVVVYPDSLVGTDSHTTMINGLGIVGWGVGGIEAEAVMLGQPIYMLMPEVVGFKITGRMPEGATATDLALRVTEMLREKGVVGKFVEFYGAGLSNMTLPDRATIANMAPEYGATMGFFPVDDEALRYLRRTGRLEDEIELVEAYYKAQNMFRTDETPDPVFTDTIELDLGTIVPSLAGPKRPQDRVNLNDMHTVFAEALTAPVKARGFELPADKLDAQGQITGTDMKIGHGAVTLASITSCTNTSNPSVLIAAGLVAKKAVEQGLTVKPWVKTSLAPGSRVVTDYLENAGLQTYLDQIGFNTVGYGCMTCIGNSGPLPEPVIEAINGGDLVAASVLSGNRNFEGRINPHIKANYLASPPLVVAYALAGTVVNDIVNEPIGTGKDGQPVYLRDVWPSNAEIQDIMDQAINAEMFKKVYDGIEKSNAEWNAIPVSEGALYDWNPESTYIQNPPFFDALAGGPSEIVSIEGARVLVKVGDSVTTDHISPAGSFKADTPAGKYLTDRGIRPVDFNSYGSRRGNDRIMTRGTFANIRLKNQLAPGTEGGFTTDFTTGNVTSIYDAAQNYKASNIPLFVLAGKDYGMGSSRDWAAKGTMLLGVKAVLAESFERIHRSNLVGMGVLPLQYKNGDTAESLGIMGDELIDVVLPADLKPRQDVTLRVDKDGVTREITVQCRIDTPVEIDYYKNGGILQTVLRSILERSKGEVKA from the coding sequence ATGGCTACCGACAAGGCGATGAACCTGTTTGACGCGCGTGACACCCTGACCACCCACAGCGGGCAGAAACTCTACTTCTACAACCTCAACAAGTTTGAGGGGCAGGGCCACGACATTTCCAGGCTGCCCGTGAGCATCAAGGTGCTGCTGGAAAGCGTGCTGCGCGAGGCCAACGACTACGACGTGCGCCGCGAGGACGTGCTGACCGTGGCGGGCTGGAGCCCCACGAACGAGGAGGTGGAAATTCCCTTCAAGCCCGCCCGCGTGATCCTGCAGGACTTCACGGGCGTGCCCGCCGTCGTCGATCTGGCGGCCATGCGCTCGGCGATGGTGGCGATGGGCGGCGATCCCAACAAGATCAACCCCCTGATTCCCGTCGATCTGGTGATTGACCACTCGGTGCAGGTCGACGAGTTCGGCACCGAGTTCGCGCTGGCGAACAACATGGCCATCGAGTTCGAGCGCAACCGCGAGCGCTACGAGTTCCTGCGCTGGGGCCAGCAGGCCTTCGACAACTTCGGCGTGGTGCCTCCGGCCAGCGGCATCGTTCACCAGGTCAACCTGGAATACCTCGCCAAGGGCGTGCAGAGCCGCCCGGAAGACGACGGCGTTGTGGTCTACCCCGACAGCCTCGTCGGCACGGATTCCCACACCACCATGATCAACGGCCTGGGCATCGTGGGCTGGGGCGTCGGCGGCATCGAGGCCGAGGCGGTCATGCTGGGCCAGCCCATCTACATGCTGATGCCCGAAGTGGTGGGCTTCAAGATCACCGGCCGGATGCCGGAAGGGGCCACCGCCACCGATCTGGCGCTGCGCGTGACCGAGATGCTGCGCGAGAAGGGCGTGGTGGGCAAGTTCGTGGAGTTCTACGGCGCAGGCCTGAGCAACATGACCCTGCCCGACCGCGCCACCATTGCCAACATGGCCCCGGAGTACGGCGCGACCATGGGCTTTTTCCCGGTGGACGACGAGGCGCTGCGTTACCTGCGCCGCACCGGCCGCCTGGAAGACGAGATCGAGCTGGTGGAGGCGTACTACAAGGCGCAGAACATGTTCCGCACCGACGAGACGCCGGACCCCGTGTTCACCGACACCATCGAGCTGGATCTGGGCACCATCGTTCCCAGCCTGGCCGGCCCCAAGCGCCCGCAGGACCGCGTGAACCTGAACGACATGCACACGGTGTTCGCCGAGGCGCTGACGGCCCCCGTCAAGGCGCGCGGCTTCGAGCTGCCCGCCGACAAGCTGGACGCGCAGGGCCAGATCACCGGCACTGACATGAAGATCGGCCACGGCGCGGTCACGCTGGCGTCCATCACCTCCTGCACCAACACCAGCAACCCCAGCGTGCTGATCGCCGCCGGGCTGGTGGCCAAGAAGGCCGTGGAGCAGGGCCTGACCGTCAAGCCCTGGGTCAAGACCTCGCTGGCCCCCGGCAGCCGCGTGGTGACCGACTACCTGGAAAACGCGGGCCTGCAGACGTACCTGGATCAGATCGGCTTCAACACCGTCGGCTACGGCTGCATGACCTGCATCGGCAACAGCGGGCCGCTGCCCGAGCCCGTAATCGAGGCCATCAACGGCGGCGATCTGGTGGCGGCCAGCGTCCTGAGCGGCAACCGCAACTTCGAGGGCCGCATCAACCCGCACATCAAGGCCAACTACCTGGCCTCGCCGCCCCTGGTGGTGGCCTACGCGCTGGCCGGCACGGTGGTCAACGACATCGTGAACGAGCCCATCGGCACGGGCAAGGACGGCCAGCCGGTGTATCTGCGCGACGTGTGGCCCAGCAACGCCGAGATTCAGGACATCATGGATCAGGCGATCAACGCCGAGATGTTCAAGAAGGTCTACGACGGCATCGAGAAGAGCAACGCCGAGTGGAACGCCATTCCCGTCTCCGAGGGCGCGCTGTACGACTGGAACCCGGAGAGCACCTACATCCAGAACCCGCCGTTCTTCGACGCGCTGGCGGGCGGCCCCAGCGAGATCGTGTCCATCGAGGGTGCGCGTGTGCTGGTCAAGGTGGGCGACAGCGTGACCACCGATCACATCTCGCCCGCCGGCAGCTTCAAGGCCGATACCCCCGCCGGCAAGTACCTGACCGACCGGGGCATCCGCCCGGTGGACTTCAACAGCTACGGCAGCCGCCGGGGCAATGACCGCATCATGACGCGCGGCACCTTTGCCAACATTCGCCTGAAGAACCAGCTGGCCCCCGGCACCGAGGGCGGCTTTACCACCGACTTCACCACCGGCAACGTGACCAGCATCTACGACGCCGCGCAGAACTACAAGGCCAGCAACATTCCGCTGTTCGTGCTGGCGGGCAAGGACTACGGCATGGGCAGCAGCCGCGACTGGGCCGCCAAGGGCACCATGCTGCTGGGCGTCAAGGCCGTGCTGGCCGAGAGCTTCGAGCGCATCCACCGCAGCAATCTGGTGGGCATGGGCGTGCTGCCGCTGCAATACAAGAATGGCGACACCGCCGAGTCCTTGGGCATCATGGGCGACGAGCTGATCGACGTCGTGTTACCCGCCGACCTCAAGCCGCGCCAGGACGTGACCCTGCGCGTGGACAAGGACGGCGTGACCCGCGAGATCACCGTGCAGTGCCGCATCGATACCCCCGTGGAAATCGACTACTACAAGAACGGCGGCATCCTGCAAACCGTGTTGAGGAGCATTCTGGAGCGGAGCAAGGGCGAAGTTAAGGCGTAA